A window from Gorilla gorilla gorilla isolate KB3781 chromosome 21, NHGRI_mGorGor1-v2.1_pri, whole genome shotgun sequence encodes these proteins:
- the AP5S1 gene encoding AP-5 complex subunit sigma-1: MVHAFLIHTLRAPNTEDTGLCRVLYSCVFGAEKSPDDPRPHGAERDRLLRKEQILAVARQVESMCRLQQQASGRPPMDLQPQSSDEQVPLHEAPRGAFRLAAENPFQEPRTVVWLGVLSLGFALVLDAHENLLLAEGTLRLLTRLLLDHLRLLAPSTSLLLRADRIEGILTRFLPHGQLLFLNDQFVQVLEKEFSAAWPR; this comes from the exons ATGGTCCACGCCTTCCTCATTCACACCTTGAGGGCCCCGAATACTGAGGACACGGGCCTTTGCCGAGTGCTGTACTCCTGCGTCTTCGGTGCTGAGAAGTCACCTGATGACCCACGGCCGCATGGTGCCGAGAGGGACAGGCTTCTCCGGAAGGAACAGATTTTAGCTGTGGCCAG GCAGGTAGAGTCAATGTGTCGGCTGCAGCAGCAGGCATCTGGCCGGCCCCCCATGGACCTGCAGCCGCAATCCTCAGATGAGCAAGTGCCGCTGCACGAGGCCCCACGCGGGGCTTTCCGCCTGGCAGCAGAGAACCCTTTCCAGGAGCCACGGACGGTGGTGTGGCTGGGCGTGCTCTCGTTAGGCTTTGCCCTGGTGCTGGATGCCCATGAGAACCTGCTACTGGCTGAGGGCACGCTCCGGCTGCTGACACGCCTCCTCCTTGACCACCTCCGGCTGCTGGCGCCCAGCACCAGCCTCCTGCTGCGTGCTGACCGCATTGAGGGCATCCTCACCCGCTTCCTGCCACATGGTCAGCTGCTTTTCCTCAACGACCAGTTTGTCCAAGTCCTGGAGAAGGAATTCAGTGCCGCTTGGCCCCGCTGA